The Phormidium yuhuli AB48 DNA window TGAAGACCACAGACGCTCTAGGTAGAGGTCAAAGTAACGACGGTTCCCCAGTTGCGTCAAGCCATCACAGGTAGCGAGTTTCTGGAGGCGATGAACATTATGCAGACTGACTAGAAAGCTAGCCATCAATGCAGCAGAAATGGGAGAGATGACAGGAACCCAACAACCCTTGATAAAGGCCACATAGCCAATGACCGGGAGAATCAGACATAAAGTTCCGAGATAAACACTCAGAAGACCCCAGGCGGGGGATTTGTGATTGCGAAACTGACTGGTTTGCCACCAGTACCAACTTATGAGGGTTCCAGCACTGGCCCAGCCGAACACCCAAATCCATTCTAAGACAGGGCTGGGGAAGCGAATCATGCTGCGACCATCCAAGGCGGCGCTGACGAGTTGGCTGGTGAGGTTGGCGTGAATGAGTAGGCCAGACATCTGAGTGTAGCGATCGCGCACTCGGTTACTATAAGGGGTGTTGTAATGCTCCTGATAGGTTGGGGTGACCAGGCCAATCATGGCAATGCGATCGCGAAATAAGTCATCGGGCACCTCACCGGCCAAAACCTCCGTCATGGAAACAGTCTCAAAGTTCTCCTGAGTGCCCCGGTAATTGAGAATCACCTGATAGCCCCCATCATCAATCTGAGCGTAGCCCCCATCATTTTGCCGCAGGGATTCAATCAAGGTTTTGCCTAACTGAACCCGACTACTGCCAGACCCCTGGGGTTCAATGGGGACGTCTTCCGCTTGCAGGTACATCAACGCCAACGCCGCTGCAAAACTATTACGAATTCTGCCATCGTTCCCCCGAACCGACACCAGCCCCCGACGAATCACTCCATCCGGGTCCATCACCATATCCGCCAATCCCACCTGATTCAGTTGTTGCAAAATCGGCGGTGGGGGCACAGACTGTCCAATATATTTCTCCAAACCAATCAGGTTAGGCGTCGTCGCCAGAACCGCTGACAGGCGATCGCTCCCCGGTGGAATGGGAACCTCCCGATAGAGATGGAGTCCTAGAACACGGGGCTGTTGCGATCGCACCTGTTCCAGTAATACTGCCAACTGTTCATCAGACAAGGGCCATTCTCCGGCCCTGCGAACATCATCATCATCAATCGTAATCAACACCAACCGTGGATCTGGGGCCTCCAGCGGTCGGTGTTGAATATACCAATCCAACATGGCCGCCTCCAGCATCTGAAACAGGCCCCCAGTGGTTGCCGCTACGACAATGCCAGTTGTACCAACCACTACTCCAAGTTGCGCTCGCCATTGCCGTAATCGGTCTTGAACTCGGGAACTGGTGCACATAGATTCAGGATGCCCCGTTCGAGTACGAAATCGGGGAGGCGCGATCAGCATAATGGTCGTCCGCAGATGAAGTCTGATGGATAGAGATGACGAGCAGGGGGTGCATGGCCCCCTGGCTCTCTATAATGCTCGTTTTTCCAGTGTAGTGTTTTTTTTCCCGTGATACCCCAGGGTTTTCACCCAACCTGTTGAGAGAGGTTCCCCCCAGCTCTTGTGGAAGTCTCCATCCTCATGTACACCTCCCCAGGCCCCTCTACCCGGAAATCTCTCTTAACCCGTATTGCGGGTTCTCTCCCAGACTAACGCGG harbors:
- a CDS encoding CHASE2 domain-containing protein, producing MCTSSRVQDRLRQWRAQLGVVVGTTGIVVAATTGGLFQMLEAAMLDWYIQHRPLEAPDPRLVLITIDDDDVRRAGEWPLSDEQLAVLLEQVRSQQPRVLGLHLYREVPIPPGSDRLSAVLATTPNLIGLEKYIGQSVPPPPILQQLNQVGLADMVMDPDGVIRRGLVSVRGNDGRIRNSFAAALALMYLQAEDVPIEPQGSGSSRVQLGKTLIESLRQNDGGYAQIDDGGYQVILNYRGTQENFETVSMTEVLAGEVPDDLFRDRIAMIGLVTPTYQEHYNTPYSNRVRDRYTQMSGLLIHANLTSQLVSAALDGRSMIRFPSPVLEWIWVFGWASAGTLISWYWWQTSQFRNHKSPAWGLLSVYLGTLCLILPVIGYVAFIKGCWVPVISPISAALMASFLVSLHNVHRLQKLATCDGLTQLGNRRYFDLYLERLWSSSLRRQQPISLILCDVDYFKPYNDTYGHRQGDDCLQQIAQALSLSVRSGDVVARYGGEEFAIILPDTSVTDAMMVARRLNDRVRHLQLGHKTSDVAPYVTLSCGVAHLIPQWSNSPRELIEAADYALYEAKEKGRNTCVLRQLPEQTSSEY